A single genomic interval of Bacillus smithii harbors:
- the minC gene encoding septum site-determining protein MinC, which produces MKKSQNVVMKGTKDGLTLHLNDRCSYEELLEELQEKILLDHQDDDSPLISVKIQTGNRYLTDQQINQIKELIGSKKNLIVEDVSMNVVSIEEAMRWKQESEIITIASIVRSGQVIEVPGDLLLVGDVNPGGMVMAGGNIFIMGSLKGIAHAGCYGNDEAVIVASKMVPTQLRISNCLNRAPDEYSEDESHEMECAYINESNQIVVDRLQVLKHLRPNITRFKGGQ; this is translated from the coding sequence ATGAAGAAAAGCCAAAATGTTGTGATGAAAGGAACAAAGGACGGATTGACCCTTCATTTAAATGATCGTTGTTCCTATGAAGAACTGCTTGAAGAATTGCAGGAAAAAATATTGTTGGATCATCAAGACGACGATTCACCGCTTATCTCCGTGAAAATCCAAACAGGCAATCGTTATTTGACAGACCAACAAATTAATCAAATTAAAGAGTTGATCGGTTCAAAAAAGAATTTAATTGTAGAAGATGTTTCCATGAATGTAGTCTCAATAGAGGAGGCTATGCGATGGAAACAAGAAAGCGAAATTATCACCATCGCCAGCATTGTTCGTTCAGGTCAAGTGATCGAAGTTCCGGGTGATTTGCTGTTGGTTGGAGACGTCAATCCTGGCGGTATGGTGATGGCGGGCGGCAATATTTTTATTATGGGATCCTTAAAAGGGATTGCTCACGCCGGATGCTATGGCAATGATGAAGCGGTTATTGTCGCTTCAAAAATGGTTCCAACACAGTTAAGGATTAGCAACTGTTTAAATAGAGCTCCTGATGAATATAGCGAAGATGAGAGTCATGAAATGGAGTGTGCCTACATAAATGAATCCAACCAAATTGTCGTCGATCGTTTGCAAGTTTTAAAACATCTTAGACCAAATATTACGAGATTTAAAGGGGGACAATAA
- a CDS encoding Maf family protein has translation MQKLILASSSPRRKALLQRLNIPFTVEISHVEEKISPEAPPDEAVMSLALQKAKAVASHAPEAFVIGADTMVSIHNQILGKPKSREEAKNMLKMLSGQTHSVYTGTAIVHGEQQRVFYERTDVTFWTLPDDVIDDYLNSGESFDKAGAYGIQGLGSIFVKEIHGDFFSVVGLPIARVFWTLKEMGYRPFVS, from the coding sequence ATGCAAAAATTGATTTTGGCTTCTAGTTCTCCACGCAGAAAAGCACTTCTTCAAAGACTGAATATCCCCTTTACAGTTGAAATCAGCCATGTAGAAGAGAAGATCTCACCAGAAGCTCCCCCTGATGAAGCGGTAATGTCTCTTGCCCTCCAAAAAGCAAAAGCAGTGGCATCTCATGCACCGGAAGCTTTTGTTATTGGAGCTGATACAATGGTGTCTATTCACAATCAAATTTTAGGAAAACCGAAAAGCCGTGAGGAAGCTAAGAACATGTTGAAGATGCTGTCTGGACAAACCCACTCCGTTTATACCGGAACAGCCATTGTACATGGGGAGCAGCAACGCGTTTTCTATGAACGGACGGATGTTACCTTTTGGACATTGCCTGATGATGTAATAGATGACTATCTCAACAGCGGGGAATCGTTTGATAAAGCGGGTGCATACGGAATCCAAGGTCTGGGGTCAATATTCGTCAAAGAAATTCATGGCGACTTTTTTTCGGTGGTAGGACTGCCAATAGCAAGGGTATTCTGGACATTAAAAGAAATGGGATATCGGCCATTTGTTTCATGA
- a CDS encoding ISLre2 family transposase, whose amino-acid sequence MNIQQHLTTNSLTWKEIELDLFRALQNAFTELFTALLEDIDRQLAETRDKRRYHLKDKRRTTIQTLFGEVTFERNYYLDREQNRYTFLLDSFLAFDGSQSISPCLEETAMGLAVECSSYRKAAHTLAQMVGYPVMSHETIRQLVLEAEVPLHCPVDQRYGRVLFVEADGLFVSLQGKGKRAKEDKILTVHEGWKRNGSRIEFVNQRHYVHEGKGEVWEGFEEFLMNEYAYDPCRDLLVINGDGAPWITACREYFKGRVCFQLDRFHVARELRQCLSGHPRWQAIRQKLAKQDEEKLLVELNSALGTLGDEAKEQQLAALIHRIESMPGCIRDYREWLKEQGVDTTGMYPMGRAESVMSQLAYRVKYRRSWTDKGLRAFFKAMIARMDGIRLFGHRLGEESSHPAEETASTKQTIVNKAKQRIRRLLPEVTRNNVPYLQQSSGTPIYHALSEFKGW is encoded by the coding sequence ATGAATATTCAACAACATCTTACCACAAATTCGTTGACATGGAAAGAGATCGAACTTGATTTGTTTCGAGCCTTGCAAAACGCCTTCACCGAGCTGTTTACGGCTCTGTTGGAGGACATCGACCGACAATTGGCGGAAACCCGGGACAAGCGCCGGTACCACTTGAAAGACAAACGACGCACCACGATTCAAACCTTGTTTGGCGAAGTTACCTTTGAGCGAAACTACTATTTAGACCGAGAACAAAACCGTTACACGTTTTTGCTTGATTCCTTTTTAGCGTTTGATGGATCGCAGTCAATCAGCCCTTGTCTAGAAGAAACGGCGATGGGATTGGCTGTGGAGTGCTCTTCCTATCGCAAAGCGGCTCATACGCTTGCCCAGATGGTCGGGTATCCGGTGATGAGCCATGAGACGATCCGCCAGTTGGTGCTCGAGGCTGAAGTTCCGCTGCACTGCCCGGTTGACCAGCGATATGGACGGGTGCTGTTTGTGGAGGCCGATGGACTGTTTGTCTCTCTCCAAGGGAAGGGAAAACGGGCCAAGGAAGACAAAATCCTGACCGTTCACGAAGGATGGAAGCGCAACGGCTCACGGATCGAATTCGTGAATCAGCGCCATTACGTCCATGAAGGCAAGGGGGAGGTGTGGGAAGGCTTCGAGGAATTTTTGATGAACGAATATGCCTATGATCCGTGTCGGGATCTTCTTGTCATCAACGGGGACGGCGCTCCATGGATTACCGCGTGCCGGGAGTATTTCAAAGGACGGGTCTGCTTCCAATTGGATCGATTCCACGTGGCGCGTGAGTTGCGCCAATGCCTCTCGGGCCATCCACGGTGGCAGGCGATTCGGCAAAAGCTGGCGAAGCAGGATGAAGAGAAGCTGCTTGTGGAACTGAACAGCGCCCTCGGCACGCTGGGGGACGAAGCGAAAGAACAACAGCTGGCTGCCTTGATCCACCGGATCGAATCGATGCCGGGATGCATCCGTGATTACCGGGAATGGCTGAAGGAGCAAGGAGTGGACACAACGGGCATGTATCCGATGGGGAGGGCTGAAAGCGTGATGAGCCAGCTGGCGTATCGGGTGAAATACCGCCGCAGTTGGACAGACAAGGGACTCAGGGCGTTTTTCAAGGCAATGATTGCCCGGATGGATGGGATTCGTCTTTTCGGACATCGTTTAGGAGAAGAATCGTCGCATCCGGCGGAGGAAACGGCATCTACCAAACAGACGATCGTGAACAAGGCGAAACAACGCATCCGCCGTCTTCTTCCAGAGGTAACGCGGAATAACGTGCCATATTTACAGCAATCGTCCGGGACTCCGATCTATCATGCCCTGTCTGAATTCAAGGGATGGTAA
- the mreC gene encoding rod shape-determining protein MreC, producing MPQFFSNKRLIVLLVSIIVLVALIGYSLRNKANISWPEQFVKDIVGLGQSVVSKPAGAITNFFEDIQNLKNTYQENEKLKAHLAQLGQIESEVNRLKKDNQELRAVLKKQESLSDYSVIQATVIARNPDRWFDLVTIDKGKAAGVKPGMAVQTANGLIGKVKSAAKFTASVELLSAQDPKNRISAVIQSKKNVYGLIEGYDQDKGYLLLKDIPFNAKIKKGDSVITSGLGGVFPKGLLIGKVKKLVPDQFGLTQTAYIKPAADMYDLEHVMVVKRKMRTASMASDNSQQQQSTVDGEGEM from the coding sequence ATGCCACAGTTTTTTTCGAATAAACGTCTTATAGTTCTTCTTGTCAGCATTATCGTTCTCGTGGCATTGATCGGATATTCCCTGCGCAATAAAGCAAATATCTCTTGGCCGGAACAATTTGTAAAAGATATTGTTGGTTTAGGACAATCCGTTGTTTCAAAGCCTGCTGGCGCTATAACGAATTTTTTTGAAGATATTCAGAATTTAAAAAATACATATCAAGAGAATGAAAAGTTAAAAGCCCATTTAGCACAATTGGGGCAAATTGAAAGTGAAGTTAACCGATTGAAAAAAGATAATCAAGAGTTGCGGGCAGTCTTGAAAAAACAAGAAAGCCTGTCAGATTATAGCGTTATACAAGCAACGGTCATTGCGCGTAATCCGGACCGGTGGTTTGATCTTGTCACGATCGATAAAGGAAAAGCGGCAGGGGTAAAACCCGGTATGGCGGTTCAAACGGCGAATGGATTGATCGGCAAAGTAAAAAGTGCGGCAAAGTTTACGGCTTCGGTTGAATTGTTGAGTGCGCAAGATCCAAAAAACAGAATTTCAGCGGTGATTCAATCGAAGAAAAACGTTTACGGCCTCATTGAAGGTTACGATCAAGATAAAGGATATTTGCTGTTAAAGGATATCCCGTTCAATGCGAAAATTAAAAAAGGAGATAGCGTCATCACTTCTGGACTTGGCGGTGTTTTCCCGAAAGGGCTTTTAATTGGCAAAGTGAAAAAATTGGTGCCGGACCAATTCGGTCTGACGCAAACAGCTTATATCAAACCGGCGGCAGATATGTATGATCTTGAACACGTGATGGTTGTCAAACGGAAAATGAGAACCGCGAGTATGGCTTCAGATAATTCACAACAGCAGCAAAGCACAGTTGATGGGGAGGGGGAAATGTGA
- the radC gene encoding RadC family protein gives MSKESLRIHNVPREDRPRERLILKGAHSLSNHELIAILLQSGTKEESVLQLANRLLNQFEGLRMLKDATLEEITSIKGIGRAKAVQIMAALELGRRIHSLSLDERYVIRSPEDGANYVMQEMRFLTQEHFVCLFLNTKNQVLHKQTIFIGSLNASIVHPREVFKEALRRSAASIICFHNHPSGDPTPSREDIEVTKRLAECGKIIGIEVLDHLIIGDQKYISLKEKGYL, from the coding sequence TTGTCAAAAGAATCGCTTAGGATCCATAACGTTCCACGTGAAGATCGGCCGCGGGAACGACTGATATTAAAAGGAGCGCACAGCTTGTCCAACCATGAATTGATCGCCATTCTTCTTCAGTCGGGGACAAAAGAAGAGTCCGTCTTGCAGCTGGCAAATCGGCTATTAAATCAGTTCGAAGGATTACGAATGTTAAAAGATGCTACTTTAGAAGAAATTACCTCTATTAAAGGAATTGGTCGGGCGAAAGCTGTTCAAATCATGGCGGCGCTGGAACTGGGCAGACGTATCCACAGTCTTTCATTAGACGAACGGTATGTTATCCGCTCTCCCGAAGACGGTGCAAATTATGTCATGCAAGAAATGCGGTTTTTAACACAAGAACATTTCGTGTGCCTCTTCCTTAACACCAAAAATCAAGTTCTCCACAAACAAACCATTTTTATCGGTAGTTTGAATGCTTCGATTGTTCATCCTAGGGAAGTGTTTAAAGAAGCGCTTCGCCGCTCCGCTGCCTCCATTATTTGCTTTCACAACCACCCATCCGGTGATCCGACGCCTAGCCGAGAAGATATTGAGGTGACCAAACGTTTAGCTGAGTGTGGAAAAATCATCGGAATTGAAGTTCTCGATCATCTCATTATCGGCGACCAAAAATACATTAGTTTAAAAGAAAAAGGCTACTTATAA
- the mreD gene encoding rod shape-determining protein MreD, producing MKQFLLPLIMVACFLSENVFFNWTPESVLDGRWILAPRFFAVALILMTIFYNRSTAIKYGFIFGLLFDVFYTEMLGVYMFVFPFIVYITSKLMKVLQSDFLIVALVVVIDLSVLESILYALNLLIQRTDLTFGQFLSDRLWATLILNLAFYLVFGGLLKNVFTRLRREILDA from the coding sequence GTGAAACAGTTTCTTCTTCCTCTTATTATGGTTGCATGTTTCCTGAGTGAAAATGTGTTTTTTAACTGGACCCCGGAATCTGTGCTGGATGGCAGGTGGATATTAGCTCCCCGTTTTTTTGCGGTGGCTCTTATTTTAATGACGATTTTTTACAATCGATCCACAGCCATAAAATATGGATTTATATTTGGTCTGCTATTTGATGTGTTCTATACCGAAATGTTAGGTGTCTATATGTTTGTTTTCCCGTTTATTGTTTATATTACATCCAAATTGATGAAGGTCTTGCAAAGTGATTTTTTGATCGTTGCTTTGGTTGTGGTGATCGATCTTTCCGTTTTAGAATCCATACTTTATGCTTTAAATTTATTAATCCAGCGCACGGATCTTACATTTGGACAATTTTTGTCTGATCGGCTATGGGCGACTCTTATTCTGAATCTTGCTTTTTATCTAGTATTCGGAGGACTGTTAAAAAATGTGTTCACTCGTTTGAGGCGAGAGATTTTGGATGCGTAA
- a CDS encoding SPOR domain-containing protein, with the protein MDEQKNRTIKIVLDGKESEKKNSITHRWNTSQKETAAAIEKNSGEENESFAWVLPEEEVQKMGEDQGFHKIEYVSTSKGKKKSGKRSVGGKQAASLALSIVSAMIVGIMLGFVIVKVVTNADAGTPVKQVRSSQQGTVPAKSNKEETLVLPELSASIVQGGIFSKEEAAQEVLKKVKDKGVPAETFMQDGQYVLLLGTAGSIEDAKKLGSLWKEKKVDVYAKTFTIPERKIQAAKSDTGLVEQYVSLFQLLSAESANIVLNKGADLANRDIIQSNLQKVEKQTPKTTALKTMQKSLLEAGKDIVHLSKQADRQKGIDAQEQLLKFIGAYSSAK; encoded by the coding sequence TTGGACGAGCAAAAAAATCGCACGATCAAAATTGTACTAGATGGGAAAGAATCGGAAAAGAAGAACTCAATCACTCATCGTTGGAATACCAGTCAAAAGGAGACTGCTGCGGCGATTGAAAAAAACAGTGGCGAAGAAAATGAATCTTTTGCGTGGGTCCTTCCAGAAGAAGAAGTTCAAAAAATGGGAGAGGATCAAGGCTTTCATAAAATAGAATATGTTTCAACCTCTAAAGGAAAGAAAAAAAGCGGAAAAAGATCAGTGGGAGGAAAACAGGCTGCATCGCTTGCGTTATCCATAGTCAGCGCTATGATTGTCGGCATCATGCTCGGCTTTGTGATTGTTAAAGTTGTCACGAATGCGGATGCGGGAACACCGGTTAAGCAGGTCCGCTCTTCCCAGCAAGGAACTGTGCCGGCAAAAAGCAATAAGGAGGAAACGCTTGTACTTCCAGAACTTTCGGCGTCGATTGTTCAGGGAGGTATTTTCAGCAAAGAAGAAGCAGCGCAAGAGGTGCTGAAAAAAGTGAAAGATAAAGGGGTCCCTGCCGAAACGTTCATGCAGGATGGACAATACGTTCTTCTATTGGGTACGGCTGGATCGATTGAAGATGCAAAGAAGTTAGGCAGTCTTTGGAAAGAAAAAAAAGTGGATGTTTATGCGAAAACTTTTACGATACCGGAAAGAAAGATCCAAGCTGCTAAAAGCGACACTGGCCTGGTGGAGCAATACGTTTCTTTGTTTCAGCTGCTTTCGGCGGAGAGTGCCAATATTGTTCTGAACAAAGGAGCCGATTTAGCCAATCGAGACATCATTCAATCTAATTTGCAAAAAGTAGAAAAACAAACTCCTAAAACAACTGCTTTAAAAACCATGCAAAAATCACTATTAGAGGCTGGAAAGGATATCGTTCATTTGAGCAAGCAAGCGGATCGACAAAAAGGCATTGATGCCCAAGAACAACTGTTGAAATTTATCGGCGCCTATTCCTCTGCAAAGTAG
- a CDS encoding valine--tRNA ligase, whose product MPPKYDPRAVEAGRYEWWVNGKFFEAKDDPEKQPYTIVIPPPNVTGKLHLGHAWDTTLQDILTRMKRMQGYDVLWLPGMDHAGIATQAKVEQKLREEGKSRYDLGREKFLEEVWKWKKEYADFIRKQWAKLGLGLDYSRERFTLDEGLSKAVRKVFVSLYRKGLIYRGEYIINWDPVTKTALSDIEVVYKEVKGAFYHMKYPLKDGSGYIEVATTRPETMLGDTAVAVHPDDERYKHLIGKTVILPIVGREIPIIGDEYVDMEFGSGAVKITPAHDPNDFEVGNRHNLERILVMNEDGTMNENALQYQGMDRFECRKQIVKDLKEQGVLFKIEEHMHSVGHSERSGAVVEPFLSTQWFVKMEPLAKAAIEWQKGKDKVHFVPERFEKTYLHWMENIRDWCISRQLWWGHRIPAWYHKETGEIYVDMEPPKDIENWEQDPDVLDTWFSSALWPFSTMGWPDTEASDYKRYYPTDALVTGYDIIFFWVSRMIFQGLEFTRKRPFKDVLIHGLVRDAEGRKMSKSLGNGVDPMDVIDQYGADSLRYFLATGSSPGQDLRFSIEKIESVWNFANKIWNASRFAMMNMNGLTYEEIDLTGEKSVADKWILTRLNETIELVTNLAERYEFGEVGRVLYNFIWDDFCDWYIEMAKLPLYGDDEVSKKTTRSVLAYVLDQTMRLLHPFMPFITEEIWQNLPHKGESITVASWPVVRPELSDPEAADEMKLLVEIIRSVRNIRAEVNTPLSKSIKMVVQAKDEHILSVLEKNRVYLERFCNPETLTIATDIEAPEKAMTAVVTGAEIFLPLEGLINLEEEIARLKKEWEKWNKEVERVQKKLSNENFVKKAPQKVVEEERQKEKDYLEKRKAVEERINELQNL is encoded by the coding sequence ATGCCGCCAAAGTATGACCCGCGCGCTGTAGAAGCGGGAAGATACGAATGGTGGGTAAACGGTAAATTTTTTGAAGCAAAAGATGATCCAGAAAAACAACCTTATACGATTGTGATCCCGCCGCCCAATGTGACCGGAAAGCTTCATTTGGGGCATGCTTGGGATACTACTTTGCAAGACATTTTAACGCGTATGAAACGCATGCAAGGTTACGATGTCCTTTGGCTTCCGGGCATGGACCATGCAGGAATTGCTACGCAGGCAAAAGTGGAGCAAAAACTTCGGGAAGAAGGAAAGTCCCGCTACGATCTAGGCCGGGAAAAGTTTTTAGAGGAAGTTTGGAAATGGAAAAAAGAGTATGCCGATTTTATTCGTAAACAATGGGCTAAACTCGGCCTTGGCCTGGACTATAGCCGTGAACGTTTTACTCTCGATGAAGGACTTTCAAAAGCGGTTAGAAAAGTGTTCGTTTCTCTTTACCGCAAAGGGCTCATTTATCGCGGAGAGTACATCATCAACTGGGACCCGGTGACGAAAACAGCTTTGTCCGATATTGAAGTCGTCTATAAAGAAGTAAAAGGCGCTTTCTACCATATGAAATATCCGCTCAAAGACGGTTCTGGCTATATTGAAGTGGCGACTACCCGTCCGGAAACGATGCTGGGTGATACGGCGGTAGCTGTTCATCCGGATGATGAACGGTATAAGCATCTTATTGGCAAAACGGTGATTTTGCCGATCGTTGGCCGGGAAATCCCGATTATCGGCGATGAATATGTCGATATGGAATTTGGCTCCGGAGCCGTAAAAATTACGCCGGCGCACGATCCGAATGACTTTGAAGTGGGCAACCGCCATAATTTGGAACGGATATTAGTCATGAACGAAGACGGCACCATGAATGAGAATGCCCTTCAATATCAAGGAATGGACCGTTTTGAATGCCGTAAGCAGATTGTTAAAGATCTAAAGGAACAAGGTGTTCTTTTCAAAATTGAAGAACACATGCATTCAGTTGGGCATTCTGAACGAAGCGGCGCAGTTGTTGAACCATTTTTATCAACACAATGGTTCGTGAAAATGGAACCGTTGGCTAAAGCGGCTATTGAATGGCAAAAAGGGAAAGACAAAGTTCACTTTGTACCCGAACGATTTGAAAAAACGTACTTGCATTGGATGGAAAACATCCGCGATTGGTGCATTTCCCGTCAGCTATGGTGGGGCCATCGAATTCCGGCTTGGTATCATAAAGAAACCGGTGAAATTTACGTTGATATGGAACCGCCTAAAGATATTGAGAATTGGGAGCAGGATCCGGACGTTCTTGATACATGGTTCAGCTCGGCGCTTTGGCCATTTTCCACTATGGGTTGGCCGGATACAGAAGCATCGGATTACAAACGCTATTATCCGACTGATGCTCTTGTCACTGGGTATGATATCATTTTCTTCTGGGTCTCAAGAATGATTTTTCAAGGATTGGAATTTACTAGGAAACGGCCGTTTAAGGACGTTCTTATTCATGGACTTGTCCGTGATGCGGAAGGCCGAAAAATGAGCAAATCGCTTGGAAACGGGGTAGACCCGATGGATGTCATCGATCAATACGGGGCTGATTCACTCCGCTATTTCCTTGCAACGGGAAGTTCTCCGGGACAAGATTTGCGTTTCAGTATTGAAAAAATTGAGTCTGTCTGGAATTTTGCCAATAAAATTTGGAACGCTTCCCGGTTTGCCATGATGAATATGAACGGGCTCACGTATGAAGAAATTGATTTAACCGGAGAGAAATCAGTGGCGGACAAATGGATTTTAACCCGCTTGAATGAAACCATCGAGCTTGTGACAAATCTTGCTGAACGCTATGAATTCGGGGAAGTCGGCCGGGTATTATATAATTTTATTTGGGATGACTTCTGCGATTGGTATATCGAAATGGCCAAATTGCCTCTTTATGGCGATGATGAAGTGTCCAAGAAAACGACTCGTTCCGTTTTAGCGTACGTATTGGATCAAACGATGCGGTTGCTGCATCCGTTCATGCCGTTTATTACCGAGGAAATATGGCAAAATCTTCCTCATAAGGGAGAGTCGATTACCGTTGCGAGCTGGCCGGTCGTTCGTCCGGAACTTTCTGATCCGGAAGCCGCTGATGAAATGAAGCTTCTGGTGGAAATCATTCGTTCTGTCCGCAATATTCGGGCGGAAGTGAATACGCCTCTTAGCAAGTCGATTAAAATGGTGGTACAAGCAAAAGATGAACATATTTTGTCCGTTCTGGAAAAAAACCGTGTGTATCTTGAACGTTTTTGCAATCCAGAAACGTTGACGATTGCAACGGACATAGAGGCTCCGGAAAAAGCGATGACGGCGGTTGTAACGGGAGCGGAAATTTTCTTGCCGCTTGAAGGCTTAATCAACTTGGAAGAAGAGATTGCCCGATTGAAAAAAGAATGGGAAAAATGGAATAAAGAAGTGGAAAGAGTACAGAAAAAACTCAGCAATGAAAACTTCGTGAAAAAGGCGCCTCAAAAAGTGGTTGAGGAAGAGCGTCAAAAAGAAAAAGACTATCTCGAAAAACGAAAAGCTGTCGAAGAAAGAATTAACGAATTACAAAATTTATAA
- a CDS encoding rod shape-determining protein, which yields MFGIGARDLGIDLGTANTLVYAKGKGIVVREPSVVAIQTDTKQIVAVGNDAKNMIGRTPGNVVATRPMKDGVIADYETTATMMKYYISQATKNKGFFTRKPYVMVCVPSGITAVEERAVIDATRQAGARDAYTIEEPFAAAIGANLPVWEPTGSMVVDIGGGTTEVAIISLGGIVTSQSLRVAGDEMDEAIIAYIRKQYNLLIGDRTAEIVKMEIGSADGEAEVEKMDIRGRDLLTGLPQTIEISAKEIATALKDTVYAIVDTVKSTLEKTPPELAADIMDRGIVLTGGGALLRNLDKVISQETNMPVIIAENPLDCVAVGTGKALDHIHMFKNKAR from the coding sequence ATGTTTGGAATTGGAGCAAGAGACTTAGGAATCGATTTGGGAACGGCCAATACACTTGTTTATGCAAAAGGAAAAGGAATTGTCGTACGGGAGCCTTCCGTGGTCGCCATTCAGACAGATACAAAACAAATTGTGGCAGTGGGAAATGATGCTAAAAATATGATCGGACGGACTCCTGGAAATGTGGTGGCTACTCGTCCGATGAAAGACGGAGTCATCGCGGATTACGAAACGACAGCTACCATGATGAAGTATTACATTTCTCAAGCAACTAAGAATAAAGGCTTTTTTACGCGAAAACCATATGTGATGGTATGCGTTCCTTCGGGGATTACGGCAGTGGAAGAAAGAGCCGTGATCGATGCCACTCGTCAAGCGGGTGCAAGGGATGCCTATACCATTGAAGAACCGTTTGCAGCGGCTATAGGCGCTAATTTGCCGGTATGGGAGCCGACGGGAAGCATGGTTGTGGATATTGGCGGAGGAACGACTGAAGTAGCGATTATTTCCTTGGGCGGCATCGTGACGAGCCAGTCATTAAGAGTGGCAGGTGATGAAATGGATGAAGCGATCATTGCGTACATTCGTAAGCAGTATAATTTATTAATTGGAGATAGAACAGCGGAAATTGTTAAAATGGAAATCGGATCGGCAGATGGTGAAGCGGAAGTCGAAAAAATGGATATTCGCGGCCGAGACCTGTTAACAGGATTGCCACAAACGATTGAAATTTCCGCGAAGGAAATTGCCACTGCCTTAAAAGATACCGTCTATGCTATTGTGGATACCGTGAAAAGCACGTTGGAAAAGACTCCTCCGGAACTGGCTGCTGATATTATGGATAGAGGAATTGTATTGACTGGGGGAGGAGCTCTGCTTCGCAATTTAGACAAAGTGATTAGCCAAGAAACGAATATGCCTGTGATCATTGCCGAAAATCCTCTTGATTGTGTAGCCGTTGGAACGGGTAAAGCGCTCGATCATATTCATATGTTCAAAAATAAAGCAAGATAA
- a CDS encoding bifunctional folylpolyglutamate synthase/dihydrofolate synthase, giving the protein MIHTYEEALEWIHGRLKLGIKPGLKRMEWMMEKLDHPERRLKAVHVGGTNGKGSTVEMIRSILQEAGYHVGTFTSPYIEQFNERISVNGKPISNEEIVQLTNVIKPLAEELENTEWGGPSEFEVITAMAIYYFAKIRPVPLVIFEVGMGGRFDSTNVIIPILTVITNIGMDHMEYLGDTVEKIAFEKAGIIKNGIPVITAVHQEDALAVIQNKSKKGRSSLYRLGKEFSVEHVASVPEGEKINLSSVLGSWEDLIVGLKGVHQVENAALALMAASYLKTFFSFLIEEEHIRDGLKNAFWPGRMEVLSEKPLVMMDGAHNPDGIKALTETIRQRYSEYKLTILFAALKTKKIDDMVRSLEEIADELVFATFDFPKAAGPEEFSGCNGTYIGEGWPSFLKEKTASLQGNEMLMITGSLYFLSEVKKAFQKNK; this is encoded by the coding sequence ATGATTCATACATACGAAGAAGCGTTAGAATGGATTCATGGACGATTGAAGCTTGGAATAAAACCGGGTTTAAAGAGAATGGAATGGATGATGGAGAAGCTTGATCATCCGGAGCGCCGCTTGAAAGCCGTACATGTCGGAGGGACAAATGGCAAAGGGTCAACGGTTGAAATGATCCGCTCCATTTTGCAAGAAGCGGGCTATCATGTCGGAACTTTTACTTCCCCGTATATCGAACAATTTAACGAACGAATCAGCGTGAACGGCAAACCCATTAGCAATGAAGAGATTGTCCAGCTGACCAATGTGATTAAACCATTGGCGGAAGAACTGGAAAATACAGAATGGGGTGGTCCATCAGAATTTGAAGTCATTACGGCGATGGCTATTTATTATTTTGCCAAAATCCGCCCGGTTCCTCTAGTCATTTTTGAGGTGGGTATGGGAGGACGATTTGATTCCACCAACGTGATTATTCCGATATTGACGGTGATTACGAATATTGGAATGGACCATATGGAGTATTTGGGGGATACTGTTGAAAAAATTGCATTTGAAAAGGCAGGAATCATTAAAAACGGAATCCCTGTGATCACGGCGGTCCATCAAGAGGATGCTCTTGCTGTCATTCAAAATAAAAGCAAAAAAGGCCGTTCCAGCCTTTATCGATTGGGGAAAGAGTTCTCGGTCGAACATGTTGCTTCTGTTCCGGAGGGTGAAAAGATCAACCTCTCATCCGTTTTAGGAAGCTGGGAAGATTTAATTGTCGGATTAAAAGGAGTCCATCAAGTCGAAAATGCTGCTCTTGCATTAATGGCGGCTTCCTACTTGAAAACGTTCTTTTCTTTCTTAATTGAAGAGGAGCATATTCGCGACGGATTAAAAAATGCGTTTTGGCCAGGAAGAATGGAAGTTTTGTCCGAGAAGCCTTTAGTCATGATGGACGGCGCTCATAATCCTGACGGGATCAAGGCGCTTACCGAAACGATAAGGCAGCGTTATTCGGAATATAAACTCACGATTCTTTTTGCGGCGCTGAAAACGAAAAAAATAGACGACATGGTGCGATCGCTTGAAGAAATCGCGGATGAACTTGTTTTTGCCACATTTGATTTTCCGAAAGCAGCCGGACCAGAAGAATTTTCAGGCTGCAACGGAACGTATATTGGAGAAGGGTGGCCGTCTTTCTTGAAGGAAAAAACAGCCTCTCTTCAAGGAAACGAAATGCTCATGATTACAGGCTCGCTGTATTTTCTTTCAGAAGTGAAAAAAGCATTCCAAAAAAACAAATAA